DNA from Acidobacteriota bacterium:
GACCTTCGACCCGGGCGTTCACCCCACGGCGGTGGTCGGCGCCGGGTGCGTCATCGCGAGAGACGCCCACGTGGGGCCCCTGGCCGTGATCGGCGAGGGCACCCGATTGGGGCCTCGCACGGTGGTGGAGGCGGGGTGTGTGGTGGGTTGCGGATGTGTCCTCGGCGAGGACTGCCACCTCTATCCGAGGGTGGTCCTGTACGACGGGACGGAACTCGGGGACCGCGTCGTGCTCCATGCGGGCGTGGTCGTCGGCTCCGACGGCTTCGGGTACGCCCACGAGAAGGGCCGCCACGTCAAGGTGCCCCAGGTGGGAAACGCCGTGGTGGAGAGCGACGTGGAAATCGGCGCGAATACGGCCATCGACCGGGGGACGCTGGCCGAGACGCGCATCGGAGCGGGGACGAAGATCGACAACCTGGTCCAGATCGGCCACAACGTCCACACCGGACCCGGTTGCATTCTGGTGGCGCAGGCCGGCATCAGCGGAAGCACCCACCTCGGGCGCGGCGTGATCTTCGCGGGCCAGTCGGGAGCCGTGGGCCACATCCGCATCGGAAACGGCGTCAAGGTGGGGGCCAAGTCGGCCGTCACCAAGGACCTCCCCGATGGGGCCTTCGTCACCGGGCACCCGGCGCAGGACCACAGGGCCTGGCTGAAGGAACGGGCCCTTTGCGGGCGGCTCGAGGAGATGGCCCGCCGACTCAAGACCTTGGAGGAAGCCCTGGCCAAGCAGAAGGCGGAGGACTGAGGCATGATGGACGTGGTGGAGATCCAGAGAATCCTGCCCCACCGTTACCCCTTCCTTCTCGTGGACCGCATCCTGGAGATCGATCCGGGAAAACGCATTGTGGGCATCAAGAACGTGACGGTGAACGAGGAGTTCTTCCTGGGGCACTTTCCAGGCAAGCCGGTCATGCCGGGAGTGCTCATCGTGGAGGCCATGGCCCAGGTGGGCGGGGTCCTCCTCCTCAAGGACATGCCGGACCGGGAGAACAAACTGGTCCTTTTTGCGGGGATCGACGAGGCCCGCTTTCGGCGCCCCGTCGTGCCCGGAGACCAGCTCCGGTTCGAGGTGGAGGTGCTTCGCCTGAAGTCCTCCACGTGCAAGCTTCAAGGCAAGGCGTACGTGGACGGGAACCTCGTGGCCGAGGCGGTGATCCTCTCCGCCATGGTGGACCGCTGAGGGCGGCCGCGGGCCCGCCCCGGGAGCACAACCGATGACGACGACCATTCATCCGACGGCGGTGGTGGAGAAAGGGGCGAACATCGCCGACGGCTGCACCATCGGCCCCTTCTGTTACGTGGGCCCCGAGGTGACCCTGGGAGAGGGGTGCTCCCTGGGTCCTCACTGCGTGCTTCACGGCAAGGTGACCCTGGGGGCGGGCAACACGATGGTGTCCCACGCGGCCATCGGCGGACCTCCCCAGGACATCGGCTACAAGGGCGAACCGAGCGAGGTGATCATCGGGGACGGCAACGTGTTCCGCGAATTCGTCACCGTGAACCGGGCCACCACCAAGGAGCAGAGGATCACGCGGCTGGGGAGCAGGGGCCTCTACATGGCCTACTGCCACATCGCCCACGATTGCGTGGTTTCCGACAACGTGATCTTCGCCAACAACGCGACCCTGGCGGGCCACGTTCACGTGGGCAAGCACTCCACCGTGGGCGCCCTCTCCGCCATTCACCAGTTCTGCACGGTGGGCGACTACGCCTTCATCGGCGGCGGCTCCATCATCACCCGGGACGTCCTCCCCTACATGAAGACGGTGGGCGCCCGCGGGGAGGGGAAGACCTACGGCGTGAACACCATCGGCCTCCAGCGCAAGGGCTTCTCCGCCGAGTCCATCGAGGCCCTGAAGGGGGCCTACCGGACCCTCTTCCATTCCAAGCTCCTCTTCACGGAGGCGCTGGGCGTGGCGGAACAGAAATACGGAACCGTGCCCGAGGTGGCGTATCTCCTCCGGTTCATCCGGGAGTCCAAGCGGGGCATCCAGAGGTGAGGAGGGGCCCCGGAAAGG
Protein-coding regions in this window:
- the fabZ gene encoding 3-hydroxyacyl-ACP dehydratase FabZ; translated protein: MMDVVEIQRILPHRYPFLLVDRILEIDPGKRIVGIKNVTVNEEFFLGHFPGKPVMPGVLIVEAMAQVGGVLLLKDMPDRENKLVLFAGIDEARFRRPVVPGDQLRFEVEVLRLKSSTCKLQGKAYVDGNLVAEAVILSAMVDR
- the lpxD gene encoding UDP-3-O-(3-hydroxymyristoyl)glucosamine N-acyltransferase, which gives rise to MKASALAEALGARLDGNPDLDIRGIAPLERACGSDVSFLANPKYREAAGNSAAGAILVGTGDRLPGKTLLICDDPYVAFARALGLFHPPRTFDPGVHPTAVVGAGCVIARDAHVGPLAVIGEGTRLGPRTVVEAGCVVGCGCVLGEDCHLYPRVVLYDGTELGDRVVLHAGVVVGSDGFGYAHEKGRHVKVPQVGNAVVESDVEIGANTAIDRGTLAETRIGAGTKIDNLVQIGHNVHTGPGCILVAQAGISGSTHLGRGVIFAGQSGAVGHIRIGNGVKVGAKSAVTKDLPDGAFVTGHPAQDHRAWLKERALCGRLEEMARRLKTLEEALAKQKAED
- the lpxA gene encoding acyl-ACP--UDP-N-acetylglucosamine O-acyltransferase, producing MTTTIHPTAVVEKGANIADGCTIGPFCYVGPEVTLGEGCSLGPHCVLHGKVTLGAGNTMVSHAAIGGPPQDIGYKGEPSEVIIGDGNVFREFVTVNRATTKEQRITRLGSRGLYMAYCHIAHDCVVSDNVIFANNATLAGHVHVGKHSTVGALSAIHQFCTVGDYAFIGGGSIITRDVLPYMKTVGARGEGKTYGVNTIGLQRKGFSAESIEALKGAYRTLFHSKLLFTEALGVAEQKYGTVPEVAYLLRFIRESKRGIQR